From a single Brassica napus cultivar Da-Ae chromosome C9, Da-Ae, whole genome shotgun sequence genomic region:
- the LOC106425222 gene encoding 2-oxoglutarate dehydrogenase, mitochondrial-like: MVWFRAGSNVTKLAVRRILNQGTSYATRTRSLPSQTRSFHSSLYRPNPQSTTAPIPRAVPLSKLTDSFLDGTSSVYLEELQRAWESDPTSVDESWDNFFRNFVGQAATSPGISGQTIQESMNLLLLVRAYQVNGHMKANLDPLGLEQREIPEDLDLALYGFTEADLDREFFLGVWQMSGFMSENRPVQTLRSILARLQQAYCGSIGFEYMHIADRDKCNWLREKIETPTPWRYNRERREVILDRLAWSTQFENFLATKWTTAKRFGLEGGESLIPGMKEMFDRAADLGVESIVIGMSHRGRLNVLGNVVRKPLRQIFSEFSGGIRPVDEVGYTGTGDVKYHLGTSYDRPTRGGKKIHLSLVANPSHLEAADSVVVGKTRAKQYYSKDMDRTKNLGILIHGDGSFAGQGVVYETLHLSALPNYTTGGTIHIVVNNQVAFTTDPRAGRSSQYCTDVAKALSAPIFHVNGDDVEAVVHACELAAEWRQTFHSDVVVDLVCYRRFGHNEIDEPSFTQPKMYKVIKNHPSTLQIYHKKLLECGEISQQDIDRIQEKVNTILSEEFVASKDYLSKKRDWLSTNWAGFKSPEQISRVRNTGVKPEILKTVGKAISSLPENFKPHRAVKKVYEQRAQMIETGESIDWALAEALAFATLVVEGNHVRLSGQDVERGTFSHRHSVLHDQETGEEYCPLDHLVMNQDPEMFTVSNSSLSEFGVLGFELGYSMESPNSLVLWEAQFGDFANGAQVIFDQFISSGEAKWLRQTGLVVLLPHGYDGQGPEHSSARLERYLQMSDDNPYVIPDMEPTMRKQIQECNWQIVNATTPANYFHVLRRQIHRDFRKPLIVMAPKNLLRHKDCKSNLSEFDDVQGHPGFDKQGTRFKRLIKDQNDHSDLEEGIRRLVLCSGKVYYELDDERKKVGASDVAICRVEQLCPFPYDLIQRELKRYPNAEIVWCQEEAMNMGAFSYITPRLWTAMRSLGRGDMEDIKYVGRGPSAATATGFYTFHVKEQAELVQVAIGKEPIS; this comes from the exons ATGGTATGGTTTCGAGCCGGCTCGAACGTGACAAAGCTTGCCGTACGAAGGATTCTGAATCAGGGCACTTCATACGCCACAAGAACACGCTCCCTCCCTTCTCAAACCCGTTCCTTCCACTCATCTCTCTACAGACCAAACCCACAGAGCACCACCGCTCCTATTCCCCGAGCCGTCCCCCTCTCTAAACTAACGGACAGCTTCTTAGATGGCACCAGCAGCGTCTACCTGGAGGAGCTACAAAGAGCGTGGGAATCCGATCCCACCAGCGTCGACGAGTCCTGGGACAATTTCTTTCGAAACTTCGTCGGTCAAGCCGCAACCTCACCAGGCATCTCCGGCCAAACTATTCAAGAGAGTATGAATCTGTTGCTGCTCGTCAGAGCCTATCAGGTCAACGGCCACATGAAAGCCAATTTAGATCCATTAGGTTTGGAACAAAGAGAGATCCCCGAGGACCTTGACTTGGCTCTGTATGGATTCACCGAGGCTGATCTCGACAGAGAGTTCTTCTTGGGAGTCTGGCAGATGTCCGGCTTCATGTCCGAGAACCGTCCCGTGCAGACGCTCCGTTCCATTTTGGCGAGGCTCCAGCAGGCTTACTGTGGGAGCATTGGGTTTGAGTACATGCACATTGCGGATCGGGATAAATGCAACTGGCTTAGAGAAAAGATCGAGACGCCCACTCCCTGGAGGTACAACAGGGAGCGGCGCGAGGTGATTCTGGACAGGCTGGCGTGGAGTACTCAGTTCGAGAATTTCTTAGCTACCAAGTGGACGACTGCTAAGAGATTCGGGCTCGAAGGTGGAGAGTCGCTGATCCCGGGGATGAAGGAGATGTTCGACAGGGCGGCGGATCTCGGCGTCGAGAGCATTGTTATCGGAATGTCACACAGAGGAAGGTTGAATGTTTTGGGTAATGTTGTTAGGAAGCCGTTACGTCAGATCTTCAGCGAGTTCAGCGGCGGGATTAGGCCGGTTGATGAAGTTGGATACACCGGAACGGGTGATGTTAAGTACCACTTGGGAACCTCTTATGATAGGCCCACGAGAGGTGGGAAGAAGATCCATCTCTCGTTGGTTGCAAACCCAAGTCATCTAGAAGCTGCAGATTCAGTTGTTGTGGGTAAAACAAGAGCGAAGCAATACTACTCCAAGGACATGGACAGGACCAAGAACTTGGGGATTTTGATTCACGGAGACGGTAGTTTCGCTGGACAAGGAGTGGTTTACGAGACGCTTCATCTTAGCGCTCTCCCTAACTACACCACTGGTGGTACTATTCATATTGTGGTGAACAACCAAGTGGCTTTCACCACGGATCCGAGGGCTGGGAGATCTTCTCAGTACTGTACCGATGTCGCCAAGGCCTTGAGTGCTCCCATCTTCCATGTGAATGGTGACGATGTTGAAGCTGTTGTGCACGCCTGTGAGCTTGCTGCCGAGTGGCGTCAGACTTTTCATTCCGACGTTGTGGTTGATTTGGTTTGTTACCGTAGGTTTGGGCATAATGAGATTGATGAACCGTCTTTCACTCAGCCGAAAATGTACAAGGTGATCAAGAACCATCCCTCGACGCTTCAGATCTATCACAAGAAGCTTTTGGAGTGCGGTGAAATATCGCAGCAGGATATTGATAGGATACAGGAGAAGGTTAACACCATTCTCAGTGAAGAGTTTGTTGCTAGTAAAGATTATCTGTCTAAGAAGCGTGATTGGCTTTCGACCAATTGGGCTGGGTTCAAGTCTCCTGAGCAGATCTCACGTGTTAGAAACACAGG CGTCAAGCCAGAGATACTTAAGACTGTCGGCAAGGCGATTTCGTCGCTTCCTGAAAACTTCAAGCCTCACAGAGCGGTGAAGAAAGTTTATGAACAGCGTGCTCAAATGATTGAAACAGGAGAAAGTATTGACTGGGCGCTTGCGGAGGCTCTTGCTTTCGCTACATTAGTTGTGGAAGGCAACCATGTCCGTTTGAGTGGTCAGGATGTGGAAAGAGGAACCTTCAGTCACCGTCATTCTGTGCTTCATGACCAGGAAACTGGAGAAGAGTATTGTCCTCTGGATCATCTCGTCATGAATCAGGATCCTGAGATGTTCACTGTCAGCAACAG TTCTCTTTCAGAGTTTGGGGTCCTTGGGTTCGAGTTGGGTTACTCAATGGAAAGCCCAAACTCGTTGGTGCTATGGGAAGCTCAGTTTGGAGACTTTGCCAATGGAGCTCAGGTGATATTTGATCAGTTCATCAGCAGTGGAGAAGCCAAGTGGCTGCGTCAAACCGGGCTTGTTGTGCTACTTCCCCATGGATATGATGGTCAGGGCCCTGAACATTCAAGTGCCAGGCTGGAACGTTACCTTCAG ATGAGTGATGACAACCCCTATGTCATACCAGACATGGAACCTACAATGAGAAAGCAAATCCAAGAATGCAATTGGCAGATTGTCAATGCCACCACTCCTGCCAACTATTTTCATGTTCTGCGTCGACAG ATACACAGAGACTTCCGCAAGCCTCTGATTGTAATGGCACCAAAGAACTTGCTCCGTCACAAGGACTGCAAATCAAACCTCTCAGAGTTTGATGATGTCCAAGGCCACCCAGGTTTTGACAAGCAAGGAACTAGGTTCAAGAGATTGATCAAGGATCAGAACGATCACTCTGATCTTGAAGAAGGCATCAGAAGATTGGTACTCTGCTCTGGAAAG GTTTATTACGAGCTTGATGATGAGAGGAAGAAGGTTGGGGCAAGCGATGTTGCTATTTGTAGAGTGGAACAGCTTTGTCCTTTCCCATATGATCTCATTCAGCGAGAGCTCAAGAGATATCCAA ATGCGGAGATAGTTTGGTGCCAAGAAGAGGCGATGAACATGGGAGCATTCAGCTACATAACTCCAAGGCTGTGGACAGCAATGAGAAGCTTAGGCAGAGGAGATATGGAAGACATTAAGTACGTTGGTCGTGGACCTTCTGCTGCTACTGCCACTGGTTTCTACACTTTCCATGTCAAAGAGCAAGCTGAGCTCGTCCAGGTAGCCATCGGGAAGGAACCCATCAGCTGA
- the LOC106425182 gene encoding vesicle-associated protein 1-4-like — protein sequence MTVSGEEVPPQHQVFINYRGDELRKSFLGFVVKAMREAKINVFTDEVEVKGRDLQNLFRRIEESRVAVVILSERYTESSWCLDELVKMKEQMDQDKLVVIPIFYRLGATNCKRLVGTFGDNFRNLEREYRSEPERIKKWKEALISIPQKVGLTLAGHRDESELVDSIVKEVKKVLIDVSSKKRGKF from the exons ATGACGGTGTCCGGTGAAGAAGTCCCACCGCAGCACCAAGTTTTCATCAACTACAGAGGAGACGAGCTGCGGAAAAGCTTCCTCGGGTTCGTAGTGAAAGCCATGAGAGAAGCAAAGATCAACGTCTTCACAGACGAAGTAGAAGTCAAAGGTAGAGATCTACAGAATCTTTTCAGGAGGATCGAGGAATCCAGAGTCGCTGTTGTGATCTTGTCTGAAAGATACACAGAATCTAGTTGGTGCTTGGATGAACTAGTGAAGATGAAAGAGCAGATGGACCAAGACAAGCTCGTTGTGATTCCAATTTTTTACAGATTAGGCGCTACCAACTGTAAGAGGCTCGTTGGAACTTTCGGTGACAATTTCAGGAATCTGGAGAGAGAGTATCGGAGTGAGCCTGAGAGAATCaagaaatggaaagaagcttTGATCTCTATTCCCCAGAAGGTTGGCTTGACTTTGGCAGGACACAG GGATGAGTCTGAGTTGGTCGATTCAATCGTTAAGGAGGTGAAGAAAGTTCTAATCGATGTTTCAAGCAAGAAAAGAGGTAAATTCTAA